A single Curtobacterium sp. MCJR17_020 DNA region contains:
- a CDS encoding chloride channel protein: MPRSGHATPVWALKLAVVTALVGVSGGIAGIAVWLALQLIQFVAFGYGFGGHLEAADAPSALNRFLALVAAGVLTGFAWWALRRWGRPIVSVTAAVGGKRMPALATLANAGVQILAVGLGASIGKEVAPREVGAWLSQLVTRRAGLTPRETKILVACGAAAGLAAVYDVPLGGALFAVEVLLGEISFATALPAFATSAVAAFVARLVIPDEVLYHVPAMHMSPSLLVWAIIVGPVLGLAGVGFVKLTNRLQGIAPKGWHLLVVLPVVFAMVGLIAVPFPEILGNGRALGLVAMNASLDDGTVAGLAPIVLLLLLGVVRTITTSATIGAGAVGGTLTPSIAIGSAIGGGLGGAWLLLWPADGPGLAAFAFVGAAAFLATTMRAPFTALVLVVEFTQEGTDILIPSLLAVSGAVAVGYVLARRRSAQMV; encoded by the coding sequence ATGCCGCGCTCCGGACACGCGACCCCCGTCTGGGCGCTCAAGCTCGCCGTCGTCACCGCCCTGGTGGGCGTCTCCGGTGGGATCGCCGGCATCGCCGTGTGGCTCGCGCTGCAGCTCATCCAGTTCGTGGCGTTCGGCTACGGCTTCGGCGGGCACCTCGAGGCGGCGGACGCGCCGTCGGCGCTGAACCGGTTCCTCGCGCTCGTGGCCGCCGGTGTCCTGACGGGCTTCGCCTGGTGGGCGCTCCGGCGCTGGGGGCGCCCGATCGTGTCCGTCACCGCGGCGGTGGGCGGCAAGCGGATGCCCGCGCTCGCGACCCTGGCGAACGCCGGCGTGCAGATCCTGGCGGTCGGTCTCGGCGCCTCGATCGGCAAGGAGGTCGCCCCGCGCGAGGTCGGCGCCTGGCTCTCCCAACTCGTCACCCGTCGTGCCGGTCTCACCCCGCGCGAGACGAAGATCCTGGTCGCCTGCGGAGCGGCAGCGGGCCTCGCCGCGGTGTACGACGTCCCGCTCGGCGGTGCGCTGTTCGCCGTCGAGGTCCTGCTCGGAGAGATCAGCTTCGCCACGGCGCTGCCCGCGTTCGCCACGAGCGCCGTCGCCGCGTTCGTCGCCCGGCTCGTGATCCCGGACGAGGTGCTCTACCACGTGCCGGCGATGCACATGTCGCCGTCGCTGCTCGTCTGGGCGATCATCGTCGGGCCCGTCCTCGGCCTGGCCGGCGTCGGGTTCGTGAAGCTCACCAACCGGCTGCAGGGCATCGCTCCCAAGGGCTGGCACCTGCTCGTCGTGCTGCCGGTGGTGTTCGCGATGGTCGGGCTCATCGCGGTGCCGTTCCCCGAGATCCTCGGCAACGGGCGGGCGCTGGGCCTCGTCGCGATGAACGCCTCGCTCGACGACGGCACCGTCGCCGGCCTGGCGCCGATCGTGCTGCTGCTCCTGCTCGGCGTCGTCCGCACCATCACCACGTCGGCCACCATCGGTGCCGGCGCGGTCGGCGGCACCCTGACGCCCTCGATCGCGATCGGTTCGGCGATCGGCGGCGGCCTCGGTGGCGCGTGGCTCCTGCTCTGGCCGGCCGACGGCCCGGGCCTGGCGGCCTTCGCGTTCGTCGGCGCCGCGGCGTTCCTGGCGACCACGATGCGGGCCCCGTTCACGGCGCTCGTCCTGGTGGTCGAGTTCACGCAGGAGGGCACCGACATCCTCATCCCGTCGCTCCTCGCGGTGTCCGGGGCGGTCGCGGTCGGGTACGTCCTGGCACGTCGACGCAGCGCCCAGATGGTGTGA
- a CDS encoding alpha-galactosidase, whose product MTPHDLVHLTAGGVSLVLDCRDHALPAVVHWGAALGPLDDDALVALADADVAPVAQNEMDDPVRVAVLPEPNRGWSGRPGLAGHRDGHDWSPAFTVRSLDVTDTTVTAEAADDTAGLAVRLTIEVLVSGLVRARAAVTNTAEGVYTVDDLTVAMPIPSGAREVLDFAGRWGKERTPQRRELVVGTHQRESRKGRTGADAATVLTVGEPGFGFARGQVWGVHTGWSGNHRHHAERLSTGRQVIGGGELLLPGEVRLGTGETYEGPWVWFAHGDGLDDQARRFHQWLRSRPQHPTTPRPMTINVWEAVYFDHDLARLTDLAERAAALGVERYVLDDGWFRGRRNDHLGLGDWYVDEDVWPDGLGPIVDRVRALGMEFGLWFEPEMVNEDSDLARAHPEWIMQAGGRLPMRSRDQQVLDLAIPEAYEYVLERMTAIIGEYGIEYVKWDHNRDLVEAGFPGGGAAVHEQTLATYHLMATLKERFPRLEIESCASGGARVDLGVIEHTDRVWVSDDIDPLERQQMHRWTQQLLPPELLGAHIASGRNHSTGRVHDLAFRAGTALVGHLGIEWDLTEATAEESASLAEWIALYKELRGLLHGGDLVRMDEVDDSRLVYGTVTPDRQQAVFFLASIGRSEVSGTGRVTFRDLDPDVSYRVDPIVVGDGHGIVRPDWWSGARVFSGRVLGTVGLHPPLVPADCVVPFRLTAV is encoded by the coding sequence GTGACCCCGCACGACCTCGTCCACCTGACCGCCGGGGGCGTCTCCCTCGTCCTCGACTGCCGTGACCACGCGCTGCCCGCGGTGGTGCACTGGGGTGCAGCCCTCGGGCCACTCGACGACGACGCGCTCGTCGCACTCGCCGACGCGGACGTCGCCCCCGTGGCCCAGAACGAGATGGACGACCCCGTCCGTGTCGCCGTGCTGCCCGAGCCGAACCGCGGGTGGAGCGGACGACCCGGCCTGGCCGGACACCGCGACGGCCACGACTGGTCGCCGGCGTTCACCGTGCGGTCGCTCGACGTGACCGACACGACCGTCACGGCCGAGGCTGCCGACGACACCGCGGGCCTCGCCGTCCGGCTGACGATCGAGGTGCTCGTCTCCGGACTCGTCCGTGCCCGGGCCGCGGTCACGAACACCGCCGAGGGCGTCTACACGGTGGACGACCTGACGGTGGCGATGCCGATCCCGTCCGGTGCGCGCGAGGTCCTGGACTTCGCCGGTCGATGGGGCAAGGAACGCACCCCGCAGCGCCGCGAGCTCGTCGTCGGCACCCACCAGCGCGAGAGCCGGAAGGGCCGGACCGGTGCCGACGCCGCGACCGTCCTGACGGTGGGGGAGCCCGGCTTCGGCTTCGCCCGCGGTCAGGTCTGGGGCGTGCACACCGGGTGGAGCGGGAACCACCGGCACCACGCCGAACGCCTGTCGACCGGGCGCCAGGTGATCGGCGGCGGCGAACTGCTGCTGCCGGGCGAGGTCCGGCTCGGCACGGGCGAGACGTACGAGGGGCCGTGGGTGTGGTTCGCCCACGGTGACGGGCTCGACGACCAGGCCCGACGGTTCCACCAGTGGCTCCGCAGCCGGCCGCAGCACCCGACGACGCCGCGGCCGATGACGATCAACGTCTGGGAGGCCGTGTACTTCGACCACGACCTCGCCCGGCTGACCGACCTGGCGGAGCGCGCCGCCGCCCTCGGGGTCGAGCGGTACGTGCTCGACGACGGGTGGTTCCGCGGCCGCCGGAACGACCACCTCGGGCTCGGCGACTGGTACGTCGACGAGGACGTCTGGCCCGACGGGCTCGGGCCGATCGTGGACCGTGTCCGGGCCCTCGGCATGGAGTTCGGCCTGTGGTTCGAACCCGAGATGGTGAACGAGGACAGCGACCTCGCCCGCGCCCACCCGGAGTGGATCATGCAGGCGGGCGGCCGACTGCCGATGCGGTCCCGCGACCAGCAGGTGCTCGACCTGGCGATCCCCGAGGCGTACGAGTACGTGCTCGAGCGGATGACGGCGATCATCGGCGAGTACGGCATCGAGTACGTCAAGTGGGACCACAACCGCGACCTGGTGGAGGCCGGGTTCCCCGGTGGCGGCGCGGCGGTGCACGAGCAGACCCTGGCGACGTACCACCTGATGGCGACCCTGAAGGAGCGCTTCCCGAGGCTCGAGATCGAGTCGTGCGCGTCGGGCGGCGCGCGGGTCGACCTCGGCGTGATCGAGCACACCGACCGCGTCTGGGTGTCCGACGACATCGACCCCCTCGAGCGGCAGCAGATGCACCGGTGGACGCAGCAGCTCCTGCCCCCGGAGCTCCTCGGCGCGCACATCGCGAGCGGCAGGAACCACTCGACGGGCCGCGTGCACGACCTGGCCTTCCGGGCCGGCACCGCGCTCGTCGGGCACCTGGGCATCGAGTGGGACCTCACCGAGGCGACGGCGGAGGAGTCGGCGTCGCTGGCGGAGTGGATCGCGCTGTACAAGGAGCTGCGCGGGCTGCTGCACGGCGGCGACCTGGTGCGGATGGACGAGGTCGACGACTCCCGACTCGTGTACGGCACGGTCACGCCGGACCGGCAGCAGGCGGTCTTCTTCCTGGCGAGCATCGGGCGGTCCGAGGTGTCCGGCACCGGTCGAGTCACCTTCCGCGACCTCGACCCGGACGTCTCGTACCGCGTCGACCCGATCGTGGTCGGCGACGGGCACGGGATCGTCCGGCCGGACTGGTGGAGCGGCGCACGGGTGTTCAGCGGTCGGGTGCTCGGCACGGTCGGCCTGCACCCGCCGCTCGTGCCCGCCGACTGCGTGGTCCCGTTCCGTCTGACGGCCGTCTGA
- a CDS encoding magnesium and cobalt transport protein CorA, whose protein sequence is MSVEMNTVYVDRIAPMASPSLDDTFRMLDEQGASACIVLYQPDAQELGDVAVALGLHELAVEDSAEGHQRPKLERYGSTLFVVLKPALYNDGQEEVAFGEVHAFVGENFFLVVVKADPRGKPTVPRALQRMSGKPGLVTVGPQAQLWALMDTIVDGYVPVIDGLEEDINQIEDQLFAGEAGVSRRVYELFGEVVDFQRAARPLIHIIENLHRGAEKYHLPIEMQRRFRDVLDHAIRTVERLDTFRQLLQNALTVDSTLAAQKQNDDTKRISGWAAILFAPTLIAAIYGMNFTHMPELTWTWGYPLSIVGMILFAAILWVVFKVKRWF, encoded by the coding sequence GTGAGCGTCGAGATGAACACCGTGTACGTCGACCGGATCGCCCCGATGGCGAGTCCGTCGCTGGACGACACCTTCCGGATGCTCGACGAGCAGGGCGCGAGCGCGTGCATCGTGCTGTACCAACCGGACGCGCAGGAGCTCGGCGACGTCGCGGTCGCCCTGGGCCTGCACGAGCTCGCGGTCGAGGACTCCGCCGAGGGGCACCAGCGACCGAAGCTCGAGCGGTACGGCTCGACGCTCTTCGTGGTCCTCAAGCCCGCGCTCTACAACGACGGGCAGGAAGAGGTGGCGTTCGGCGAGGTGCACGCCTTCGTCGGCGAGAACTTCTTCCTCGTCGTGGTGAAGGCCGACCCGCGCGGCAAGCCGACCGTCCCGCGAGCGCTGCAGCGGATGAGCGGCAAGCCCGGCCTGGTGACGGTCGGACCGCAGGCGCAGCTCTGGGCGCTCATGGACACGATCGTCGACGGCTACGTGCCGGTGATCGACGGGCTGGAAGAGGACATCAACCAGATCGAGGACCAGCTGTTCGCGGGCGAGGCCGGGGTCTCGCGGCGCGTCTACGAACTGTTCGGCGAGGTCGTCGACTTCCAGCGTGCGGCCCGCCCGCTGATCCACATCATCGAGAACCTGCACCGCGGCGCCGAGAAGTACCACCTGCCGATCGAGATGCAGCGCCGGTTCCGCGACGTCCTCGACCACGCCATCCGCACGGTGGAGCGGCTGGACACGTTCCGGCAGCTGCTGCAGAACGCGCTGACCGTCGACTCCACCCTGGCTGCGCAGAAGCAGAACGACGACACGAAGCGGATCTCCGGCTGGGCGGCGATCCTGTTCGCCCCGACGCTCATCGCCGCCATCTACGGGATGAACTTCACGCACATGCCCGAGCTGACGTGGACCTGGGGCTACCCGCTGTCGATCGTCGGGATGATCCTGTTCGCCGCGATCCTGTGGGTCGTGTTCAAGGTCAAGCGCTGGTTCTGA
- a CDS encoding tryptophan-rich sensory protein, with product MKRIWKRIAVAVSAVVAVVGAFVGSGAAGGTPIQDAAGGALSASSTAIAPDGPAFSIWSVVYVGLIAYAIRQLFRTSDDARHAELAVPAILSLLLNAAWILSVQFGFLWASEPIIVALLAVLVWTFTILRRTNPSGVVEAIVTDGTFGLYLGWVCVATAANTAAVLTAAGFRGFDLGQDVWGVLVAAVAGLVGLLLAVWGRGRLAPMLSLAWGLAWVAVARLDGPLVSTPTAVAAVVAAAAVVVVTVAVRARAGWSGARGLARVSA from the coding sequence ATGAAGAGGATCTGGAAGCGCATCGCGGTCGCCGTGAGTGCCGTCGTCGCGGTGGTCGGGGCGTTCGTCGGGTCCGGCGCGGCCGGCGGGACGCCGATCCAGGACGCTGCCGGCGGAGCACTGTCCGCGTCGTCGACCGCCATCGCACCGGACGGTCCGGCGTTCTCGATCTGGAGCGTCGTCTACGTCGGCCTCATCGCCTACGCGATCCGCCAGCTCTTCCGCACGTCGGACGACGCCCGGCACGCGGAGCTCGCGGTGCCGGCGATCCTGTCGCTGCTGCTCAACGCGGCGTGGATCCTGTCGGTGCAGTTCGGGTTCCTGTGGGCGAGCGAGCCGATCATCGTGGCCCTGCTCGCGGTGCTGGTCTGGACGTTCACGATCCTGCGGCGGACGAACCCCTCCGGCGTCGTCGAGGCGATCGTCACCGACGGCACGTTCGGCCTCTACCTCGGGTGGGTGTGCGTCGCGACGGCGGCGAACACGGCCGCGGTGCTGACGGCAGCGGGCTTCCGGGGCTTCGACCTCGGGCAGGACGTCTGGGGTGTGCTCGTCGCAGCGGTGGCCGGGCTCGTCGGGCTGCTGCTGGCGGTGTGGGGTCGGGGGCGCCTGGCGCCGATGCTCTCCCTGGCGTGGGGGCTGGCGTGGGTGGCGGTCGCGCGGCTCGACGGTCCGCTGGTGTCGACGCCGACCGCCGTCGCTGCGGTCGTCGCAGCCGCCGCGGTCGTGGTGGTGACGGTCGCCGTGCGGGCGCGTGCGGGCTGGTCCGGCGCGCGTGGGCTGGCCCGAGTCTCGGCCTGA
- the ald gene encoding alanine dehydrogenase — MRIGVPIEIKNNEYRVAATPAGVAELALHGHQVLVQAGAGTGSAFPDDEYRTAGAEIVDTAAEVWARAELILKVKEPVASEYPLIRPGQVLFTYLHLAADRPLTDALIDSGATAIAYETVQLPDRSLPLLSPMSEVAGRLSAQVGAYNLMRTNGGRGLLLGGVPGTPKGRVVVIGGGVAGEHAATMALGMGADVTVFDISLPRLRALDARFDGRITTLRSSAHAIASELREADLVIGSVLIPGASAPKLVTDAMVADMRPGSVLVDIAIDQGGCFEGSHPTTHDDPTFAVHDTVYYCVANMPGAVPRTSTISLTNATLPYAVAIADRGWEAALAADPSLALGLNVHAGQVTNEAVAAAHGLVASAR; from the coding sequence ATGCGCATCGGCGTCCCCATCGAGATCAAGAACAACGAGTACCGCGTGGCGGCCACCCCGGCGGGTGTCGCCGAGCTGGCGCTGCACGGCCACCAGGTCCTGGTGCAGGCCGGTGCCGGCACCGGGTCGGCGTTCCCCGACGACGAGTACCGCACCGCCGGCGCCGAGATCGTCGACACCGCCGCCGAGGTCTGGGCGCGCGCCGAGCTGATCCTGAAGGTGAAGGAGCCGGTGGCGTCCGAGTACCCGCTCATCCGCCCCGGCCAGGTGCTCTTCACGTACCTGCACCTGGCGGCCGACCGTCCGCTGACCGATGCACTCATCGACTCCGGGGCCACCGCGATCGCCTACGAGACCGTGCAGCTGCCGGACCGCTCGCTGCCCCTGTTGTCGCCGATGTCCGAGGTCGCCGGACGGCTGTCCGCCCAGGTCGGCGCCTACAACCTGATGCGCACGAACGGCGGACGCGGACTGCTGCTCGGTGGGGTGCCCGGCACGCCGAAGGGCCGCGTCGTCGTGATCGGCGGTGGTGTCGCGGGCGAGCACGCCGCGACGATGGCGCTCGGCATGGGGGCCGACGTGACGGTCTTCGACATCAGCCTGCCGCGGCTGCGCGCGCTCGACGCCCGGTTCGACGGGCGGATCACCACGCTGCGGTCGTCGGCGCACGCCATCGCTTCGGAACTCAGGGAGGCGGACCTGGTGATCGGTTCCGTGCTCATCCCCGGGGCGTCCGCGCCGAAGCTCGTCACCGATGCCATGGTCGCGGACATGCGGCCGGGATCGGTGCTCGTCGACATCGCGATCGACCAGGGCGGCTGCTTCGAGGGCTCGCACCCGACCACCCACGACGACCCGACGTTCGCGGTGCACGACACCGTGTACTACTGCGTGGCGAACATGCCCGGAGCGGTGCCCCGCACCTCGACGATCTCGCTGACGAACGCGACGCTGCCGTACGCCGTCGCGATCGCCGACCGCGGGTGGGAGGCCGCTCTGGCCGCCGACCCGTCGCTCGCCCTCGGCCTCAACGTGCACGCCGGCCAGGTCACGAACGAGGCCGTGGCGGCCGCGCATGGCTTGGTGGCGTCCGCGCGGTAG
- a CDS encoding FAD-linked oxidase C-terminal domain-containing protein, whose product MDTVVTALRSALQDPDGTVVRTEPGVLDTARTDKSGWIAPGGPVAVVEARTVEHVQATLRTCSALGVPVVPRGAGTGLAGGANGTEGTVVLSVARMDRIVEVSVEDELAVVEPGVLNGALNAAVAEHGLRFAPDPASAAIASVGGNIATNAGGLRCVKYGVTREAVLGLDVVLADGRLVSTGHRTVKGVTGLDLTALLVGSEGTLGVIVGATVRLVPIPAGEPATLGAVYPTVQQAAAAAAAVVAGADRPSTVELLDALALEGIAAYLGPEVIVETVGSTAAGGVFLLVEFDGPGATEAALGAVPRLQAEGGTVHLAGSATERERLLTIRRSFHAAMESRGRVLIEDVAVPRSRLAEMFARVEEIGREHGVSIPTVAHAGDGNLHPNFVFDGDEVPQHVWDAADAVFRAAIELSGTLTGEHGVGVLKRRWIGDELGEDVLELQRGIRRVFDPAGILNPGKVF is encoded by the coding sequence ATGGACACCGTCGTCACCGCGCTCCGCTCCGCCCTGCAGGACCCCGACGGCACCGTCGTCCGGACCGAACCGGGCGTGCTCGACACCGCGCGGACCGACAAGTCCGGCTGGATCGCACCCGGCGGTCCGGTCGCCGTCGTCGAGGCCCGCACCGTCGAGCACGTGCAGGCGACACTCCGGACCTGCTCGGCCCTGGGCGTCCCCGTCGTCCCGCGCGGCGCCGGCACCGGTCTGGCGGGTGGCGCGAACGGCACCGAGGGCACGGTGGTGCTCAGCGTCGCGCGGATGGACCGCATCGTCGAGGTGTCCGTCGAGGACGAACTCGCCGTCGTCGAACCCGGGGTGCTCAACGGTGCGCTGAACGCCGCCGTCGCCGAGCACGGGCTGCGCTTCGCACCGGACCCGGCGAGTGCGGCGATCGCGAGCGTCGGCGGGAACATCGCCACGAACGCCGGTGGTCTGCGGTGCGTGAAGTACGGCGTCACGCGCGAGGCCGTGCTCGGACTCGACGTCGTGCTGGCGGACGGCCGGCTCGTGTCGACCGGCCACCGCACCGTCAAGGGCGTGACCGGTCTCGACCTGACGGCGTTGCTCGTCGGGTCCGAGGGCACGCTCGGCGTCATCGTCGGCGCGACGGTCCGACTCGTACCGATCCCGGCGGGGGAGCCCGCGACCCTCGGGGCCGTCTACCCGACCGTGCAGCAGGCCGCCGCCGCTGCAGCGGCCGTGGTGGCGGGAGCGGACCGGCCGTCGACGGTCGAGCTGCTGGACGCCCTGGCCCTCGAGGGGATCGCGGCGTACCTGGGACCCGAGGTGATCGTCGAGACGGTGGGGAGCACCGCTGCGGGCGGGGTCTTCCTGCTCGTGGAGTTCGACGGCCCGGGTGCGACCGAGGCCGCGCTGGGGGCCGTGCCGCGCCTCCAGGCCGAGGGCGGAACCGTGCACCTGGCCGGGTCGGCGACGGAACGCGAGCGCCTGCTCACCATCCGCCGGTCCTTCCACGCCGCGATGGAGTCGCGCGGCCGGGTGCTCATCGAGGACGTCGCGGTGCCGCGCAGCCGGCTCGCCGAGATGTTCGCCCGCGTGGAGGAGATCGGCCGCGAACACGGGGTCTCGATCCCGACCGTGGCGCACGCCGGCGACGGCAACCTGCACCCGAACTTCGTGTTCGACGGCGACGAGGTGCCGCAGCACGTGTGGGACGCCGCCGACGCGGTGTTCCGTGCCGCGATCGAGTTGAGCGGGACCCTGACCGGCGAGCACGGCGTGGGGGTGTTGAAGCGCCGATGGATCGGTGACGAGCTCGGCGAGGACGTCCTCGAGCTGCAGCGGGGGATCCGCCGGGTGTTCGACCCGGCAGGCATCCTGAACCCGGGCAAGGTCTTCTGA
- a CDS encoding AraC family transcriptional regulator, which translates to MVISMDRPGGRYSRRVVGTDVDQALAFFGRDYDFRAPAVRRTRPTAHWDFAGVGDDRMSLRSSRFMVDLRSESQVDDEFLVAWMRSGSSRITCGGETWALEAGVPVVLPFAEPYSLHHRDIALNLVHLDRDFVRTLVGEDDFAFEPMQRPTAAGTAAWQDVVRKHSSTWLDVDHELNPIAQRDIAEAFATAAIRAFPQRDRWRSTVAGGGPEHGRVRRALDFVHEHAREPIGTPEIAAAAGLSPRGLQQSLRRHLDQTPGDLLRGVRLDGARADLLGGARDETSVADVARSWGFGHLGRFSATYRARFGELPSESLRTR; encoded by the coding sequence ATGGTGATCTCGATGGACCGACCGGGCGGCCGGTACTCCCGTCGCGTAGTCGGCACTGACGTCGACCAGGCGCTCGCCTTCTTCGGGCGTGACTACGACTTCCGGGCACCCGCGGTCCGGCGCACCCGCCCCACCGCGCACTGGGACTTCGCCGGCGTCGGCGACGACCGGATGTCGCTGCGGTCGTCGCGGTTCATGGTCGACCTGCGCAGCGAGAGCCAGGTCGACGACGAGTTCCTGGTGGCCTGGATGCGGAGTGGCTCCAGCCGGATCACCTGCGGCGGCGAGACCTGGGCGCTCGAAGCCGGCGTGCCCGTCGTGCTGCCGTTCGCCGAGCCGTACTCCCTGCACCACCGCGACATCGCGCTGAACCTCGTGCACCTCGACCGCGACTTCGTCCGGACGCTGGTCGGCGAGGACGACTTCGCCTTCGAGCCGATGCAGCGTCCGACGGCTGCGGGCACGGCCGCGTGGCAGGACGTGGTCCGGAAGCACTCGTCGACGTGGCTCGACGTCGACCACGAGCTCAACCCGATCGCGCAGCGCGACATCGCCGAGGCGTTCGCGACCGCTGCGATCCGTGCGTTCCCGCAGCGCGACCGGTGGCGGTCGACCGTAGCCGGCGGCGGTCCGGAGCACGGCCGCGTCCGCCGGGCGCTCGACTTCGTGCACGAGCACGCCCGCGAACCCATCGGCACACCCGAGATCGCCGCGGCCGCGGGGCTCAGCCCGCGCGGGCTGCAGCAGTCCCTGCGGCGTCACCTCGACCAGACGCCCGGCGACCTGCTGCGCGGAGTGCGGCTCGACGGTGCGCGGGCGGACCTGCTCGGGGGCGCGCGCGACGAGACCTCGGTCGCCGACGTCGCCCGGTCGTGGGGCTTCGGCCACCTCGGGCGGTTCTCGGCGACGTACCGTGCCCGCTTCGGCGAGCTGCCGAGCGAGTCGCTCCGCACGCGCTGA
- a CDS encoding sugar-binding domain-containing protein, whose translation MSDAAQPMRTQQALRAAHLYYLQDLTMDAIADELATSRSSVSRLLKYARDTGLVDIQIRSPLDQAAALSRSIRSRFGVHAHVVPVPDHTSDVDRLERVALSAARILTQYVESNMVIGISWGSTVSAVSRYLVPKTTHGSTIVQINGAANTRTTGIVYASEILRRFGEAYGAFVQQFPVPAFFDDPATKEALFRERSIRRVLDLHERMDLVVFGVGAPQAPVPSHVYSGGYLDPADRDELTKAQVVGDVSTVFYRADGSWRDIGVNARAGGPDLDIIKRAPRRVCVVAGRSKAASLRGALASGLVTDLILDESVGQAILQP comes from the coding sequence ATGAGCGATGCGGCTCAGCCCATGCGCACGCAGCAGGCGCTGCGCGCCGCCCACCTGTACTACCTGCAGGACCTGACGATGGACGCCATCGCGGACGAACTCGCGACCTCGCGCTCGTCGGTGTCGCGCCTGCTGAAGTACGCCAGGGACACCGGACTCGTCGACATCCAGATCCGCTCGCCCCTGGACCAGGCCGCCGCGCTGAGCCGCAGCATCCGCTCGCGGTTCGGGGTGCACGCGCACGTCGTCCCGGTGCCGGACCACACGAGCGACGTCGACCGGCTGGAACGGGTCGCCCTGTCCGCCGCCCGGATCCTGACGCAGTACGTCGAGTCGAACATGGTGATCGGGATCTCGTGGGGCTCGACGGTGAGCGCGGTCAGCCGGTACCTGGTGCCGAAGACCACGCACGGGTCGACCATCGTGCAGATCAACGGTGCCGCGAACACCCGGACCACGGGCATCGTCTACGCCTCGGAGATCCTGCGGCGGTTCGGCGAGGCCTACGGCGCGTTCGTGCAGCAGTTCCCGGTGCCGGCGTTCTTCGACGACCCGGCGACGAAGGAGGCGCTGTTCCGCGAGCGCTCGATCCGCCGCGTGCTCGACCTGCACGAGCGGATGGACCTGGTGGTGTTCGGTGTGGGCGCCCCGCAGGCCCCGGTGCCGTCGCACGTGTACTCGGGCGGCTACCTCGACCCTGCGGACCGCGACGAGCTCACGAAGGCCCAGGTCGTCGGGGACGTCTCGACGGTGTTCTACCGGGCCGACGGGTCGTGGCGGGACATCGGCGTGAACGCGCGCGCCGGCGGGCCGGACCTCGACATCATCAAGCGCGCGCCGCGGCGGGTCTGTGTCGTCGCGGGCCGGTCGAAGGCAGCATCGTTGCGGGGTGCGCTGGCGTCCGGGCTCGTCACGGACCTGATCCTGGACGAGAGCGTCGGGCAGGCGATCCTCCAGCCCTGA